AGTCTGAAGTAAAAAATAAAAAATCTGAAAAAAATGAAAAAGAAAATACAGATAGGGAAGAAATTGTAGCTCCAATGGTAGGTACTTTTTATAGATCACCTTCTCCAGAGGCAGATCCATTTGTAGAGATTGGAGATACTGTTGAAAATGGAGATGTTGTTTGTATTTTAGAAGCAATGAAATTAATGAATGAGATAGAGGCTGAAACAAAATGTAAAATCATTGATGTCCTTGTAGAAGATGGGGAAGCTATTGAGTATGGCCAACCTCTTTTTGAGATTGAGAAATTATAAGGAGTGATATTTTGTTTGAAAAAGTTCTGATAGCTAATAGAGGAGAAATTGCAGTAAGGATAATTAGGGCTTTACATGAAATGGGAATAGAAGCAGTTGCAGTTTATTCTGAAGCTGATAAAGACTCGTTACATGTCCAGTTAGCTGATGAAGCCTATTGTATTGGTCCTGCTAATCCAGCTCAAAGTTATTTAAATATACCGAGTATTATCAGTGTAGCTGAGGTTAGTGGAGCAGATGCTATTCATCCTGGATATGGATTTTTATCGGAAAATGCCCATTTTGCTGAAGTTTGTGAAAGTAGTGGACTTAATTTTATAGGTCCAAGTTCAGAAGTAATATCTTTAATGGGGGACAAAACTAAAGCCAGAGAAACTATGATAAATGCTGATGTACCAATAGTACCTGGTACTGAAAAAGGTTTAAAAGATAAAGAAGAGGCAATTGAAGTTGCAAAAAAAATTGGTTATCCTTTAATAATTAAAGCTGCTGCTGGTGGTGGCGGTAAAGGTATGAGAATTGTTCATAAGGAATCAAATTTAGAAAATGCTATTCAAACCGCTAAAAATGAAGCAGACAAATCTTTCGGAAATGATGAAGTCTATCTTGAAAAATATGTAGAAGAGCCAAGACATATAGAATTTCAAATTTTAGGAGATGAAAAAGGAAATATAATCCATTTAAATGAAAGAGATTGCTCTATTCAAAGAAGACATCAAAAAGTTATTGAAGAATCTCCTTCTCCGGCCCTAAGCCCGGAACTGAGAAAAGAAATGGGTGAGGTAGCAGTTAAAGCTGCCAAAAGTGTTAATTATGTAAATGCCGGTACAGTTGAGTTTTTACTTGATAATGAAAATAATTACTATTTTATAGAAATGAATACTAGAATTCAGGTTGAGCATCCAGTTACAGAGTTTATAACAGGAGTAGATATTCTAAAAGAACAAATTAATATAGCTGCTGGAAAAGAGTTGAGTATAAAACAGGATGAAGTTGAAATTAGAGGTTCAGCTATGGAATGTAGAATTAATGCTGAAGATCCTGATAATGATTTTCGTCCAACTCCAGGTAAAATAGAAAATTATATAGTACCAGGAGGTCCAGGTGTTAGAATTGATAGTGGGGTTTATCCTGGTTATTTTATTAATCCATATTATGACTCTATGATTGGGAAATTAATTGTTCATGGAGAAAATAGAGAAGAGACTCTTGCAAGAATGGAAAGAGCTTTATCTGAATATATAATTGAAGGCCTGGTAACAAATATTCCTTTTCATTTAAAAGTATTAAATAATGCATTTTTTAGAAAAGGAGAATACTATACTAATTTTATTAATAGGAGAATTATGATAGAATAGTAATATAGAGAGAGTTAGAGCAGAATAACAAGGAGGTTTAATCATGGAAAATAAAAAAAGTGAAGAATTAGGTACAATTAAAATTGCAAATGAGGTAGTAGCTATTATTTCAGGATTGGCAGCTACTGAAGTAGAAGGAGTAGCCGGAATGAGTGGTGGAATTGCTGGTGGTATAGCAGATATGCTAGGTAGAAAGAACCTCTCTAAAGGAGTAAAAGTAGAAGTTGGAGATTCTGAAACTTCTGTTGATATTTTTGTAATTGTTGATTATGGTTCTTCAATACCAGATGTTGCCTGGAATATACAGGATAATGTAAGAAAAGCTATAGAAAGTATGACCGGTTTAAATGCTGTAGAAATAAATGTTCATGTCCAGGGCGTAGATTTTGAAAGTGAAGAAGAAATTGAAGAGAATGAGGAAGAATAAAAATAAAGGTCAAGGTTTCTTGGCCTTTATCTAAATTTTTGGGAGGGGTAGCTAATGAAACTGGCATATCGATCAATGATTTTTATTATGACAATTATTTTTATGTTTGTGAGTATAGTATTAGCTTTTTATGCTTTTGGTTTTGCCCAACAAAACTTTTTACCCGTCTTATTTGAAAATATTTATTCACAATGGGAGTATGGAATATTATTTTTATTTTTGTTTTTGGCTTCTTCAGCTATTTTATATCCTTTTTTCAATATTGAAAAAAGCTATAAAAAAACTTTAATTAATAGCACTGATCTTGGTGATGTTAATATAACCTTGGGGGCTATAGATAATCTGGTAAAAAAAATTGTAAAAAAACGAGAAGGAATTTTTGATATTAATACTGATATAGATAGTGATGATTCAGGTTTAAATATTAGTCTTTCTGTAAAAGTTTATTCTGATTATATTATCCCGGAGTTAACTAATGAATTACAGAAAGTGGTTAAGTCTTATTTGGAAGATACTACCGGAGTAACGGTTAATAGTGTTAAAATTTTAGTAAGCGAGATAGATAGTAAAAAAAATAAAGTTAAAGAAAAATAGAAGGTGGTATAATGAAAAAAGAAGAATTTTATGAAGAGCTTCTAAAAATGTTTAAAAAAGACAAAGGAAAAATTATTGGGGCTCTAATTGGTTTATTAGCAGGAATATTGTTTTTAGTAGTTGGTTTTTTTAAAACCATTTTAATAATAATATGTACCCTTATTGGTTTATACTTAGGATCAAGATGGGATGTAGAAGGTGATGTGAAAAAAATTCTACACAAAATTCTACCACCTGGAATGCACTAAAGGAGATGTAATAGATTATGTCAAAAATCACCCGTCATCAACAAAGAATATGGAGTTTGCAAATTTTATATAGTATTGATTTAAAAAATAAATTCAATCTAGAAAATGCAGAAAAAGAAATTAAAAATATAAAAGAAAAAAATAAATTAATGGAAAAAAAATATTATTTTGAAAAGTTAGTTATAGGAATAGTAGAAGATAGAAATAATTTAGATAAATATATAAATGAAAAAGCTGTGGATTGGACAATAGAAAGAATGGCTGTTATAGATCGAAATATTTTGCGTTTATCATTATATGAAATGGAAGAGGATTTAGTACCTGTTGGAGTAGCTATTAATGAAGCAGTAGAATTAGCTAAAGAATATGGTGATGATAAATCTTCTGGATTTATTAATGGAATTTTAGCCAGGACTTGATTTTTTAGTTTTTTTATATTAAAATTTATTATAAGAAATAAAGTGAGTAAATTCACAAATAAATTTTTATAATAAATTCAGAGGAGGGATAGAATGGAATGTAGAGTTTGTGGAGTTGAAACGAAAGATACTTGTTTGTGTGGTGATTGTAAAAGGCAGGTTGATTTTGTATCAAGTAAAATGACAAGTTCAAAGAAGAAAATCAATCTTCAATTTGATGAACATAGATTTTTTACAAGGGAAAGTACTGCAAATTAATTGGCTGAAATGTGAAAATTTTCACTGAATATAATATAAATATTTTGAAAAAGAAAATAATTATTAAAAACACTCCTGAAATTAAAGGAGTGTTTTAATAATTATCTTAAATTTTTTAATGTATTATTAAATTTATTTAAAAATTTGTAAACTTCATCAGGACTATTAAGAAAAAAATCAGCTTGTTTACTCATTTCTTTTTCATTTTTCACATAGATAGAAAAACCATTAATAACTGAAAAAGCGTCTTCATCTGTAGTATCATCACCTATATATATTTCAAATGGACTTTGATTTATAAAAGATTTTTTTCTTATCATTTTTACTGCTTTACCCTTATCCCATCCTTTTGGTCTTATTTCTATTATTTTTCTTCCTTCCATTACTTCAAATTGTTTTTTATCGACCAAATTATTAATAAAATTTTTAAGTTTTTTAACTTCCTTAAAATTATTTCTATAGTGAATAGAAAGTACAAATTTTTTATCTTCTAAATAAAGTTGGTCTTTATTAATTTTTTCCTTATATTTTTCTTTTATCATATTAATATAATATTTTATTTCATTTTGATTTAAATTTTTCGGATTATAATCTTTCATTTCTAAACCGTGCAGCCCGGCATAATTAATATTATTTAATTTAATTTTTTCTTTTAAATCTTCTAAATTTCTTCCGGAAATAATAGTTATATTAATAAATTTTGATTCTGATATTTTTTTGATTATGTTTTTAACACCTTTAACCGGATAAGCTGTTTTGGGATTCTTTTTAAAATGAGAGAGAGTGCCATCATAATCAAGAAAGAGCAAAATATTTTTATTTATTTTTAATTTTTGTTCTAGTTTCAAAAAATTTTCATCTTTAAGAATGTTTTTATTCATAAATATCACTCTTTCTATAAAGTTAATTATATTATAACAGCTATAAATTTTTACTTCAATTTTTTGTATTTTAAATAATTTAAAGGCGTCTCCAATTTTCATTTTTGAGATTATATTTTTTAGGATTATTTAAAATATAATTTAGTTTGTTTAATATTTTTTCTTTATCTGCAGGTAATGTTCCTTTAATTGAATAATAGTTAGAAGCATGATTTGATCTGAAAACACATTTTTTCTCAACTTTTATATTATTGATAATTTCATAAAGTTCATCTAAAACTTCGGTAGGGTTTAGTAATTGGAATTTATCATTTTTAATTTTTTTATATAAAGGAATCTCTTTTTTCACCATAAGAGTTAATGCACTTAAATATTCTGGTTCTATTTTTGAAACTAAATTACCTGTTTTTTGGGCATGTAATTTTGATTTTTCTTTACCACCTAATCCTAAAATTATTGTAATAGAATTTTTGATATTTGCTTTTTTTAACTTTTTTGCCGCTTTTAAAAAGTCTTCTGGATTAGCGCCTTTTTTCATTTCTTTTAGAACTTTTTCAGAACCAGATTCTAAACCTAAATAAACCATTTTCAATCCCTTTTTTCTTAGTTTTTTTAGATCATTTATTGATTTATCATTTATACTTTTTGGGGTAGCATAAGTAGTAATTCTGTGTAAATATTGAAATTTATTATTCAAATAATCTAATATTTTTAATAATTTATCAGTAGGTATTATTAGAGCATCACCATCAGCCAGAAAAACTCTTCGATGATTTTTATAATTTTTAAATCCTTCATCAATATCTTTTTTAATTATATCTATATCCTTAATTTTAAATTTTTTATTTTTGTACATATTACAGAATTTACATTTATTATGGGAACAACCTACTGTTGTCTGTAATATAAAACTATTTCCTTCACTGGGAGGGCGCCATATTTTGCCAACATAATCCATAAATTGATTCCACCTTTCTGAGATAATATTTATATAAAAAAACCGGGATAAAAATCCCGGTTTAATTCTATCATATTGAGTTATCTTCTAAAAGTGGGTATTTTTTCTTTATCTTCAGCTGCTTCCACCAGTTCTTTTGTTCTTTTAACATTTTCTTCATCAAATTTACTGAGATCTTCATTGTTTTCAATTGCTTCATAAATTTCATCTAATTTTTCATAAGCAATTCCAAATTCTTTTTCGTCTCTATCTCCTTCATCTCCTCTACAACCACCGGTAGGAGGACGATTAATAATTTCTTCAGGTACACCAATTTGTTCTGCAAGCTCCCAAACTTCTGATTTAGTTAAATCCCCAATTGGTCTCATATCTGTTGCTCCATCTCCATATAATGTATAATAACCAACTTTTATTTCACTTTTATTACTTGTTCCCATTACCACATAATTTAACTTTTCTGCTATATAATAAAGAG
This window of the Halanaerobiales bacterium genome carries:
- the accB gene encoding acetyl-CoA carboxylase biotin carboxyl carrier protein; the encoded protein is MDLKQIEELIEILKDTDVSELKIEEDDIEIDIKRGFNNNVVTGQPVVNTKVSNESEVKNKKSEKNEKENTDREEIVAPMVGTFYRSPSPEADPFVEIGDTVENGDVVCILEAMKLMNEIEAETKCKIIDVLVEDGEAIEYGQPLFEIEKL
- the accC gene encoding acetyl-CoA carboxylase biotin carboxylase subunit — translated: MFEKVLIANRGEIAVRIIRALHEMGIEAVAVYSEADKDSLHVQLADEAYCIGPANPAQSYLNIPSIISVAEVSGADAIHPGYGFLSENAHFAEVCESSGLNFIGPSSEVISLMGDKTKARETMINADVPIVPGTEKGLKDKEEAIEVAKKIGYPLIIKAAAGGGGKGMRIVHKESNLENAIQTAKNEADKSFGNDEVYLEKYVEEPRHIEFQILGDEKGNIIHLNERDCSIQRRHQKVIEESPSPALSPELRKEMGEVAVKAAKSVNYVNAGTVEFLLDNENNYYFIEMNTRIQVEHPVTEFITGVDILKEQINIAAGKELSIKQDEVEIRGSAMECRINAEDPDNDFRPTPGKIENYIVPGGPGVRIDSGVYPGYFINPYYDSMIGKLIVHGENREETLARMERALSEYIIEGLVTNIPFHLKVLNNAFFRKGEYYTNFINRRIMIE
- a CDS encoding Asp23/Gls24 family envelope stress response protein, which produces MENKKSEELGTIKIANEVVAIISGLAATEVEGVAGMSGGIAGGIADMLGRKNLSKGVKVEVGDSETSVDIFVIVDYGSSIPDVAWNIQDNVRKAIESMTGLNAVEINVHVQGVDFESEEEIEENEEE
- the amaP gene encoding alkaline shock response membrane anchor protein AmaP → MKLAYRSMIFIMTIIFMFVSIVLAFYAFGFAQQNFLPVLFENIYSQWEYGILFLFLFLASSAILYPFFNIEKSYKKTLINSTDLGDVNITLGAIDNLVKKIVKKREGIFDINTDIDSDDSGLNISLSVKVYSDYIIPELTNELQKVVKSYLEDTTGVTVNSVKILVSEIDSKKNKVKEK
- a CDS encoding DUF2273 domain-containing protein codes for the protein MKKEEFYEELLKMFKKDKGKIIGALIGLLAGILFLVVGFFKTILIIICTLIGLYLGSRWDVEGDVKKILHKILPPGMH
- the nusB gene encoding transcription antitermination factor NusB; translated protein: MSKITRHQQRIWSLQILYSIDLKNKFNLENAEKEIKNIKEKNKLMEKKYYFEKLVIGIVEDRNNLDKYINEKAVDWTIERMAVIDRNILRLSLYEMEEDLVPVGVAINEAVELAKEYGDDKSSGFINGILART
- the otsB gene encoding trehalose-phosphatase, encoding MNKNILKDENFLKLEQKLKINKNILLFLDYDGTLSHFKKNPKTAYPVKGVKNIIKKISESKFINITIISGRNLEDLKEKIKLNNINYAGLHGLEMKDYNPKNLNQNEIKYYINMIKEKYKEKINKDQLYLEDKKFVLSIHYRNNFKEVKKLKNFINNLVDKKQFEVMEGRKIIEIRPKGWDKGKAVKMIRKKSFINQSPFEIYIGDDTTDEDAFSVINGFSIYVKNEKEMSKQADFFLNSPDEVYKFLNKFNNTLKNLR
- a CDS encoding radical SAM protein, which codes for MDYVGKIWRPPSEGNSFILQTTVGCSHNKCKFCNMYKNKKFKIKDIDIIKKDIDEGFKNYKNHRRVFLADGDALIIPTDKLLKILDYLNNKFQYLHRITTYATPKSINDKSINDLKKLRKKGLKMVYLGLESGSEKVLKEMKKGANPEDFLKAAKKLKKANIKNSITIILGLGGKEKSKLHAQKTGNLVSKIEPEYLSALTLMVKKEIPLYKKIKNDKFQLLNPTEVLDELYEIINNIKVEKKCVFRSNHASNYYSIKGTLPADKEKILNKLNYILNNPKKYNLKNENWRRL
- the nadE gene encoding NAD(+) synthase, yielding MVKENLSKEIQEWMKKEVEKRNADGALVGLSGGIDSSVVGALAKEAFGENSLGVMLPAGGTITKDVEYAQKLADKFDLETIKVNVKDANEALEKTFHNIDIEKVERDYWPQTKIPTPNPADQNIQTRLRMMTLYYIAEKLNYVVMGTSNKSEIKVGYYTLYGDGATDMRPIGDLTKSEVWELAEQIGVPEEIINRPPTGGCRGDEGDRDEKEFGIAYEKLDEIYEAIENNEDLSKFDEENVKRTKELVEAAEDKEKIPTFRR